One stretch of Deinococcus aquaedulcis DNA includes these proteins:
- a CDS encoding response regulator, translating into MPRILVVDDDAAILKLVSVILSRAGHEVRTSTHPVEALDLLKVFTPDLVISDVVMPYMTGLEFLEKVRAHEQLSAIPFMLLSSHAERGDVRRGMNLGADDYLPKPFTPQDLTTAIDARLRRAGLTLQGESGMQAKGLGTAQVVWKGSAVSWVSRKALELFFYLLEHKEVTSWEAAEALWPEKDEARASSLFHTTLHRLRRSLSNEAVVSANRRYALNADLNPEYDVQRFELLAAQAEQGSLGLEELRELVTQYGQFLPGTDSPWADDVRARLEQKQLSLLGIAARAATLAGRDRDAAQFHQRALAIDPMSESDWQGLARALDTIGDPRARLAAQREAWWAVDLD; encoded by the coding sequence ATGCCCCGCATCCTCGTGGTGGATGACGACGCCGCCATCCTCAAGCTTGTCAGCGTGATTCTGTCCCGCGCCGGGCACGAGGTGCGCACCAGCACCCACCCGGTCGAGGCCCTGGACCTGCTGAAGGTCTTTACCCCCGATCTGGTCATCAGCGACGTGGTGATGCCGTACATGACGGGTCTGGAATTCCTGGAAAAGGTGCGGGCCCACGAGCAGCTCTCGGCCATTCCGTTCATGCTGCTTTCCAGCCATGCTGAACGCGGCGATGTGCGGCGCGGCATGAACCTGGGTGCCGACGACTACCTGCCCAAGCCCTTTACCCCCCAGGACCTGACCACCGCCATTGACGCCCGCCTGAGGCGCGCGGGCCTGACCCTGCAGGGCGAAAGCGGCATGCAGGCCAAGGGCCTGGGCACCGCGCAGGTGGTGTGGAAGGGCAGCGCGGTGTCGTGGGTGAGCCGCAAGGCGCTGGAGCTGTTCTTTTATCTGCTGGAACACAAGGAAGTCACCAGCTGGGAAGCCGCCGAGGCCCTGTGGCCCGAGAAGGACGAGGCCCGCGCCAGCAGTCTGTTTCACACCACCCTTCACCGGTTGCGCCGCAGCCTGAGCAACGAGGCGGTGGTGAGCGCCAACCGCCGCTACGCCCTGAACGCCGACCTGAACCCCGAATACGACGTGCAGCGCTTTGAACTGCTGGCCGCCCAGGCCGAGCAGGGCAGCCTGGGGCTGGAAGAACTGCGCGAACTGGTCACCCAGTATGGCCAGTTTCTGCCCGGCACCGACAGCCCCTGGGCCGACGACGTGCGCGCCCGCCTGGAGCAAAAGCAGCTGAGCCTGCTGGGCATTGCCGCCCGCGCCGCCACCCTGGCCGGACGCGACCGCGACGCCGCGCAGTTTCACCAGCGGGCCCTGGCCATTGACCCCATGAGCGAGAGTGACTGGCAGGGCCTGGCCCGGGCGCTGGACACCATTGGTGATCCCCGGGCGCGGCTGGCCGCCCAGCGGGAAGCGTGGTGGGCGGTGGATCTGGATTAA
- the alaS gene encoding alanine--tRNA ligase yields MSTSLSTAQIREKYLQFFESKGHLRLPSYSTVAPDPTTLFTVAGMQPFKDQFMGAPAVFDGVASKRVTTAQKCLRIGDIENVGRTLRHCSLLEMLGNFSFGDYFKREALTWAWEFLTSPDWMGLDPSKLHATIYQDDEEAFAIWTQEIGLPPERILRFGADENFWPADAPKEGPNGPCGPCSEIFYDRGPKYGDDTWAEYADTRESARFLEIWNCVFPQYDRQDPLPDGTPVLKDLPFKNIDTGMGLERIATVVQDVYDFYSNDVFAPIIAKVVELSGQPYEGPQNVSHRVVAEHTRSVSMVIADGSAPSNTGRGYVVRKILRRASRHAYLLGLREPSLYQLVPLVVERMGEAYPELREHQAKIEATIRAEEERFLKTLEGGIQRLGGLLTGMQRGDVLSGEHAFVLYDTYGFPVDLTKEIAEEYGITVDEAGYAESLENAQNIARAGSKYGKSELFGSNQEALDGLSPTEFVGYDDLQAEGQVLALVGAGERLEHLAAGSEATVVLSRTPFYAEGGGEVGDTGRLEWEGGAGLVRDTRKTPQGVFLHDVLVEEGELRSGMTVRGVVSGGRQAIQRHHTATHLLHAALRAVLGSGVAQKGSLVAADRLRFDFSHGAALSADELAAVETLVSRWISANFAVSWQEMPIAQAKAAGATALFGEKYGETVRVVSVEGDVSYHGQPVSSKELCGGAHVRRTGDIGAFVLLSDENVAAGVRRVEALAGEAATAWVRERLNAAAKVAGLLNTSPEGLEARVSGLQGQLKAAEKEVAAVKRQLAEAQMGGGGAAAQTRELGGFQVAALKLAGIEGNELRAAADKLLDQSGADLVVVAGDKGLVVKATKAAVGRGAHAGQLIGKLAAAGGGKGGGRPDMAQAGISDAEAALGALDGAF; encoded by the coding sequence ATGTCCACCTCGCTCTCCACGGCCCAGATTCGCGAGAAGTACCTGCAATTTTTCGAAAGCAAGGGGCATCTGCGCCTGCCCAGTTACTCCACAGTGGCGCCCGATCCCACCACCCTCTTCACTGTGGCGGGCATGCAGCCTTTCAAAGATCAGTTCATGGGGGCGCCAGCGGTCTTTGACGGCGTGGCCAGCAAGCGCGTCACCACGGCGCAGAAGTGCCTGCGTATTGGCGACATTGAAAACGTGGGGCGCACGCTGCGCCACTGCTCGCTGCTGGAAATGCTGGGCAACTTCAGCTTTGGCGACTACTTCAAGCGCGAGGCCCTGACCTGGGCCTGGGAATTCCTGACCAGCCCGGACTGGATGGGCCTGGACCCCAGCAAGCTGCACGCCACGATCTACCAGGATGACGAGGAAGCCTTCGCCATCTGGACCCAGGAGATTGGCCTGCCCCCCGAGCGGATTCTGCGCTTTGGGGCCGACGAGAACTTCTGGCCGGCAGACGCACCCAAGGAAGGCCCGAACGGCCCCTGCGGTCCGTGCAGCGAGATCTTCTATGACCGTGGCCCCAAATACGGCGACGATACCTGGGCCGAGTACGCCGACACCCGCGAGAGCGCCCGCTTTCTGGAAATCTGGAACTGCGTGTTCCCCCAGTATGACCGTCAGGACCCACTGCCCGACGGCACCCCGGTCCTCAAGGATCTGCCGTTCAAGAACATTGACACTGGCATGGGCCTGGAGCGCATTGCGACGGTCGTGCAGGACGTGTACGACTTCTACAGCAACGATGTGTTCGCGCCCATCATCGCCAAGGTGGTAGAGCTGAGCGGCCAGCCCTACGAGGGGCCGCAGAACGTGTCGCACCGCGTGGTGGCCGAGCACACCCGCTCGGTGAGCATGGTGATTGCCGACGGTTCAGCGCCCAGCAACACCGGGCGCGGCTATGTGGTGCGCAAGATTCTGCGCCGCGCCTCGCGCCACGCCTACCTGCTGGGCCTGCGCGAACCCAGCCTGTATCAGCTGGTGCCCCTGGTGGTCGAGCGCATGGGCGAGGCCTACCCCGAACTGCGCGAGCACCAGGCCAAGATTGAAGCCACCATCCGCGCCGAGGAAGAGCGCTTTCTGAAGACGCTCGAAGGCGGCATTCAGCGCCTGGGCGGCCTGCTGACCGGCATGCAGCGGGGCGACGTGCTGTCGGGCGAGCACGCCTTTGTGCTCTACGACACCTACGGCTTCCCAGTAGACCTGACCAAGGAAATTGCCGAGGAATACGGCATCACCGTGGACGAGGCCGGGTACGCCGAGAGCCTGGAGAATGCCCAGAACATTGCCCGCGCGGGCAGCAAATACGGCAAGTCCGAGCTGTTTGGCAGCAACCAGGAGGCCCTGGACGGCCTCTCCCCCACCGAGTTCGTGGGCTACGACGACCTGCAGGCCGAAGGGCAGGTGCTGGCGCTGGTGGGCGCGGGCGAGCGCCTGGAGCACCTGGCGGCGGGCAGCGAGGCCACGGTGGTCCTGTCGCGCACCCCCTTCTACGCCGAGGGTGGCGGCGAGGTGGGCGACACCGGGCGCCTGGAGTGGGAAGGCGGCGCTGGTCTGGTCCGGGACACGCGCAAGACGCCGCAGGGTGTGTTCCTGCATGACGTGCTGGTGGAAGAAGGTGAGTTGCGCAGCGGCATGACCGTGCGCGGCGTGGTGTCTGGTGGGCGGCAGGCCATCCAGCGCCACCACACCGCCACTCACCTGCTGCACGCCGCGCTGCGGGCGGTGCTGGGGAGCGGCGTGGCGCAGAAGGGCTCGCTGGTGGCCGCTGACCGCCTGCGCTTTGATTTCTCGCACGGGGCGGCCTTGAGTGCCGATGAACTGGCCGCCGTGGAAACGCTGGTGAGCCGCTGGATCAGCGCGAACTTCGCGGTGTCGTGGCAGGAAATGCCCATTGCCCAGGCCAAGGCCGCCGGGGCCACCGCCCTGTTCGGTGAGAAGTACGGCGAAACCGTGCGCGTGGTGAGCGTGGAAGGCGACGTGAGCTACCACGGCCAGCCTGTGAGCAGCAAGGAACTGTGCGGCGGCGCCCATGTACGCCGCACCGGCGACATCGGCGCCTTCGTGCTGCTGAGTGACGAGAACGTGGCGGCGGGCGTGCGCCGCGTGGAGGCCCTGGCGGGCGAGGCTGCCACCGCCTGGGTGCGCGAGCGCCTGAACGCCGCCGCCAAGGTGGCGGGCCTGCTGAACACCAGCCCCGAGGGCCTGGAAGCGCGGGTGTCTGGCCTGCAGGGCCAGCTGAAGGCCGCCGAAAAAGAGGTGGCCGCCGTCAAGCGCCAGCTGGCCGAGGCCCAGATGGGTGGCGGGGGCGCAGCGGCCCAGACCCGCGAACTGGGCGGGTTCCAGGTGGCCGCGCTGAAACTGGCGGGCATTGAAGGCAACGAACTGCGCGCCGCCGCCGACAAGCTGCTGGACCAGAGCGGCGCCGATCTGGTGGTCGTGGCCGGTGACAAAGGGCTGGTCGTGAAGGCCACCAAGGCCGCCGTGGGCCGGGGCGCACACGCCGGGCAACTGATCGGCAAGCTGGCGGCGGCCGGCGGCGGCAAGGGCGGGGGCCGCCCGGATATGGCCCAGGCCGGCATTTCGGATGCCGAGGCGGCGCTGGGGGCGCTGGACGGAGCGTTCTAA
- a CDS encoding CHAP domain-containing protein encodes MFSPEQRLSNDGGKPAPKPQQPAAPMALKKAPKKWERTFVGKGKDVKFQLRIIRDESGQLTGRYMATPGNNDGWRVEGMIREDNTFVLKGTDNNAEFEGKFSPDGKKITTSFNNKTSSGEFKVESMAMGFVVMPPRVAPKPAGNGPQGANPDSSAAGQNAETEVSPAEVQTAIKAAQETARTLGKAFTPSSKEHVEAILRHCKKAGITDINQVAYILATGIWESNGFTALREKYDSGWDPEDYFEQKYGCNPTKTLKSDSKRLADGVSAQTILAKRKQRNITELGNTKPGDGYKYRGRGYVHLTGKAGYTRAQKEIVEPSGYKIDGKIPNIVENPDLAASDRDLAGMIIAKGMMMGLFTKKSLSSYVAGANIDFSGARRVVNGTDSADVIARGAATASQMMTNNNSDQIEGIEELTDEQRDAVRNIPKGGYTQEEIQRITKGVEIGSFKGISAYYNGTVEKETWGNNFGAGGLYYGFKWQCVEFVRRFTHLNSGVYLHEMGHAGTWFKSHVQDGQKGHSGHPQYRNYDIKTKLRTGSKEKPQVGDIIVIGTSTFGHVAIIAEVNDDSIVIVQQNVETKFSESISMANKNGKWILESRVLCWIRPK; translated from the coding sequence ATGTTTTCCCCAGAACAACGACTGAGTAACGACGGCGGCAAGCCCGCGCCCAAGCCCCAGCAGCCCGCCGCGCCGATGGCCCTGAAAAAAGCCCCCAAGAAATGGGAGCGCACCTTTGTGGGCAAGGGCAAAGACGTGAAGTTTCAGCTGCGCATTATCCGCGACGAAAGCGGCCAGTTAACTGGCCGCTATATGGCCACCCCCGGCAACAACGACGGCTGGCGTGTAGAGGGCATGATCCGCGAGGACAACACCTTCGTGTTGAAAGGCACCGACAACAACGCCGAGTTTGAAGGTAAATTCAGCCCCGACGGCAAGAAGATCACCACCAGCTTCAACAACAAGACTTCGAGTGGTGAATTCAAGGTCGAGAGCATGGCGATGGGCTTTGTGGTGATGCCGCCGAGGGTGGCTCCGAAACCCGCTGGCAATGGGCCTCAGGGCGCAAATCCAGACAGCTCCGCCGCAGGCCAGAACGCCGAGACTGAGGTCTCACCTGCAGAAGTGCAGACGGCCATCAAAGCGGCACAGGAGACCGCCAGAACTCTGGGCAAGGCGTTCACCCCTAGCTCAAAAGAGCACGTTGAAGCCATTCTGCGCCATTGTAAAAAAGCTGGAATCACTGATATTAACCAAGTTGCTTACATCCTTGCTACTGGAATCTGGGAGTCCAACGGATTTACTGCTCTTAGAGAGAAATATGACTCCGGCTGGGATCCGGAAGACTATTTCGAGCAGAAGTATGGCTGCAATCCCACTAAAACTCTCAAGTCTGACAGCAAACGTCTAGCAGATGGCGTATCTGCTCAAACCATTTTGGCAAAACGCAAGCAGAGAAACATCACGGAACTGGGCAACACCAAGCCGGGAGATGGATACAAGTATAGAGGTCGAGGCTATGTCCACCTCACGGGGAAAGCAGGCTACACGCGAGCACAGAAAGAGATTGTAGAGCCGAGTGGATATAAGATAGATGGCAAAATTCCCAACATCGTAGAGAATCCAGATCTCGCCGCAAGTGATCGCGATTTAGCAGGCATGATCATCGCGAAGGGGATGATGATGGGATTATTTACTAAAAAGAGCTTGAGTTCTTATGTTGCCGGCGCGAATATTGACTTCTCGGGAGCAAGACGAGTAGTAAATGGGACTGACTCTGCTGATGTGATCGCAAGGGGCGCTGCCACCGCCTCTCAAATGATGACCAATAATAACAGCGACCAAATTGAAGGGATCGAAGAATTAACGGATGAGCAGCGCGACGCTGTTCGCAACATTCCGAAAGGTGGATATACACAAGAAGAAATCCAGAGAATTACAAAGGGGGTTGAAATAGGTAGCTTCAAAGGAATAAGTGCTTATTATAATGGGACAGTAGAAAAGGAAACTTGGGGCAATAACTTTGGCGCAGGTGGCTTGTACTATGGTTTCAAATGGCAGTGCGTGGAGTTTGTTCGAAGGTTTACACATTTAAATTCTGGAGTCTATTTACATGAAATGGGTCATGCAGGAACTTGGTTCAAGAGCCATGTACAGGATGGCCAGAAGGGCCACAGTGGCCATCCACAGTATAGAAACTATGACATAAAAACTAAACTTCGAACCGGGAGCAAGGAAAAGCCTCAAGTAGGCGATATTATAGTTATAGGCACATCAACCTTCGGCCATGTTGCCATCATAGCCGAAGTAAACGACGATAGCATCGTAATCGTGCAGCAAAATGTAGAGACCAAATTTAGCGAATCAATCTCCATGGCTAATAAGAATGGGAAGTGGATTCTCGAGAGTCGAGTTCTATGCTGGATAAGGCCAAAATGA